A single Musa acuminata AAA Group cultivar baxijiao chromosome BXJ2-1, Cavendish_Baxijiao_AAA, whole genome shotgun sequence DNA region contains:
- the LOC135599059 gene encoding small ribosomal subunit protein uS14 yields the protein MGHSNVWNSHPKNYGPGSRVCRVCGNPHGLIRKYGLMCCRQCFRSNAKEIGFIKYR from the exons ATGGGGCACTCTAACGTCTGGAACTCGCATCCGAAGAACTATGGCCCTGGATCTCGGGTTTG CCGGGTGTGTGGGAACCCCCATGGACTAATTAGGAAGTATGGTCTAATGTGTTGCAGACAGTGCTTCCGCAGCAATGCTAAGGAAATTGGCTTTATTAAG TATCGTTGA